The bacterium genome includes the window AGTTTTCGGTTTAACCGACAAAGTGAAATTTTATCAGGCGAATGCCGAAGAGTTGTCGTCGGTTGTTCCGCTCGAGCAATACGATTTGATCTACAGCTTTGGTGTGATTCACCATACGCCGCACCCGGAACGCGTGATCGAGCAATTGAAAAAATATTGCAAACGCGATACGACCGTTAAAATAATGGTGTATCATCGTTGGTCGTGGAAAGTGCTCTGGATTCTCGCAACTGACGGCAAATTTCAATTCTGGAAACTCGATCATTGGATTGCGCGCAATAGCGAAGCCCAGACCGGATGTCCGGTGACATACAGTTACTCCCGCAGTACGATCAAGAACTTGCTGCAGGGGTTTCGTGTCACGAAAACTGCTGTCGACCACGTATTCCCCTTTCGCATTCCCGACTACAAAGAGTATCGCTATGTAAAAGTGTGGTACTTTCGATGGATGCCGGACTGGCTGTTCCGGGCGTTTGAGCAACGTTTCGGTTGGCACTTATGTGCAGATGCTACACCACAACAATAACGAGAGCGAGCGGGTAAAGGAGACGATCCATGACTTTGGTGGAAACTTGCAAGGAAATTGAAAAAAATCCTGGTATTGATGCATGGCGATTGTGGCAGGAAACCGATTTAGTCGAAGGGCATCCGTGGGCGGCTGTACTTACAAAGCCAAGTCAAACGCAAGGACAGTTGGTTACCTATTATCCCGCGCTGTACGGCCTCGCGCAACGGGAACGTCCTAAGGTGATTCTGGAAATCGGCACTGGATTTGGTTTATCGACTGCATCCTGGATTTTGGGAAATCCCGATTTGGAAGTACTAATTACGCTCGATCTCGGAATATTCGGTACGCAATACGGCGAGAAATGGAATATCGATAACGTTGCATTCGCGCAAGCGAAATGCGAGTCGTTGGTAAAACGCATCGACTCGAAAGCGAAACTCCATTTCATCCGATGCAATACCCAACCGCAAGGGTCGGACAACACCGATGTTCCCGTGAATGTCCCCAATTGGCGCGAGGTCCCCGAGCTACTCCAGCTACTGGACAAATATCAAGTCGATTTACTTTTCGTCGATGGAAAACATACCGGCGATGGTTGCATCAACGACCTGCACAGTTTCGCTCCATTCGTACGACCGGGTGGTGTGATATTATGCGACGATTTGCACGAAGCTGGCGTTGGCGAGCGACCCGGTTCCGCGCCGTTTGAATGGGCGGGACAAGCTGTCTTGGGATTTCGCACTTTCTTGGCGGAAAATAAGGACACGATCTCCGAATCGTTAATTTGGCAATGGCCAGCCGTACTCGATTACACATTAACCGCGCCTGCGCCGCGACCGTTCGGATTGATCCGTTATCATGGCGGCATTGATCGAGAGGGGTATAAGCAGTCGGCTGCCGATTGTTTAGCGCGCGGCGACATCAATGGAATTCTCGCGAACCTCACGAAGGCGCGTCCCTTCGCAACGCAATCGCAATTGTATTGCGACCTTGGCGTATTATTCGCTAAAAAGAATTTTCCCGACCAAGCGATCAATACATTTCTCGTCGCATTACAAAAAGACGAAAACAACTGCGACGCACTTCACAACTTGGCGCTCATGTATGCGATGAAGCAGGATTTTGCGAAAGCGATGGAAGCCGCTCGCAGCTTGGAGTTGAAGAGCAACGGCGAGTGGCTGCTGGTCGACCGGATTCGTGAGTTACAGCAGAATGCGAAAGCTATTCCTCCGCAACCGCCGGCTGGAAAACCAATCGTTTACCCGGTGCATGTGAAACGCGCGCTGCCGAATATGCAACCGGTCGTTTACGAGAAAACCGAAACGTTCGACACCCCAGAGGCGCAGGCGATTAATAAAGCGCGGATGGAACATCTGCTTTCGCTGGGCTTACCGTTGCGAGGATTGCGAGTGCTCGATTTGGGCGGTGGCGTCGGACACTTGGCGCAATGGCTGTTAACAGCCGGTGCACGGGTGTTTACGACCGATGTTCGAGCAGAGAATATTGCACGAGCAAAAGTGCTTTATCCCACCCTCCGATCCGAAGTTGCTGATGTCGAGCGGGACGAACTGACGAAGCTTGGTGAGTTTGATGCCGTATTTGCTTATGGTTTGTTATACCATCTCGAGAATCCGTTTCTTGCACTCAGAAAAATAGCCGCGCTTCATCCCAAACTGGTAATGCTCGAGACGATTATAAGCGATAGCGCGCTGCCGATGCTCGGGTTGGCGGAAGAGACTGGAACCTACTCGCAAGCAGTTGCTGGAGTGGCGGTTCGACCATCGCCGGCATGGATAGCGATGGCGCTAAATCGGGTTGGGTTTGCCCATGTCTATGGTGCAGCACTGCCGCCCGACCATATCGATTATAAGTTTGAGTGGAAGAACGACGGCGCGCACAATCGCGACCGCCACAATCTGCGTTGTGTGTTCGTTGCCGCGCAAGAGCCGCTCGCATTGAATACGTTAGTACCCTTGTTGCACGATTGACGATTCTATGAAACCATTGGTAAGCATCGTCGTTACTGCTCGCAACGACAACCACGGCGGGGATTTGCTGAATCGAATGCGGATGTTTCTGCATTCGTTGCAGCAACAATGTACGCGCAACAAATTATCCGCCGAATTGATTCTGGTGGAATGGAATCCCGTAGTTGGGAAACCGACATTGGCGGAAGCGTTGGATTGGCCGACGCCGGACGAGTGGTTTTCCATTCGCATCGTTACTGTTCCTACCTTTGTTCATCGCCGTTTTCTGTATGCCGATGCCTTGCCGTTGTATCAGATGATTGCAAAAAATGTCGGGATTCGTCGCGCACACGGAGAATACATCCTCGCAACGAATATCGATATTCTCTTCTCGGAAGAACTTGTTCAATGGATGGCGTCCGGTAATATGCAGAGGGACGCTGAGTACCGGGTCGACCGGTTCGATGTCGATATGCCGGTTCCCAGCGTAATCGATTCCCAGCAATTGCTCGAGCAATGCCAGCAGAATTTACTGCGGCACCATCAACGAAACGGATCGCGGAATCTTCGCACCGGCGATTGGATGGAGATCTTTCCCGAAGAGGGACAGATACCCCGCGAACGCTTGCATACCAATGGTTGCGGCGACTTTGCGCTTACTCATCGCGACAACTGGTTTAAAACGCGGGGCTATCCGGAGCTTGATACATTCTCGTTGCATATCGATTCGTTATGGTGTTTTCAAGCGCATTTCTCTGGTGCGAAGGAAGTATTTCTCGAACCGCCTCAAGCGATTTTCCATTTAGAACATACCGGTGGCTGGACGCCGGAAGTGGAAAAGAGTGGATCGCTGTATCAGAATCTCGAGAAGCGAAAAATTCCCCGCATCTCAACGCAGCTTTGTAACGGTTTTATGTTTCGGATGACCCGGTTACATGAACAAGTTGTGTTCAATGAAGCCGATTGGGGGATGATCAACATCCCGCTTCCCGAACAGGAATTGACCAGTACTCGAGCGGTAACAACGCAAAAAACTGTCGCTCCAATTCGCAAAACAACAGCAGATCCAATACGACTCAGTTTGGTGATTGTCAACCGCAACGACGATCATGGCGGTAATTTATTATTGCGAACTCGCACCTTTCTCGATACGTGGCGGATGGTCGCCGAAGCCGAGCAATTACGCTCCGAAATCGTGATGGTCGAGTGGAATCCTCCACCGGATCGCGCGCGACTCAAAGAAGAAATTGGGTGGAAAAACTCGGAATGGGTCGATTTGCGCATCGTCACAGTAGAAAACGCGATTCATAATATGCTGGAGAATTCGCAGCGGATTCCCTTGTATCAGATGATCGGAAAAAATGTCGGAATCCGCCGGGCGCGCGGCGAATGGGTGTTGGCGACTTGCGTCGACGTACTCTTCAATCGACCGTTGGTAAAGCTATTGCGTGATGCAAAGTTAGACCCTAACGCATTCTACCGGATGGATCGCTACGATATCTCGCAACCGGCAATTCCCGATGTGCTTGCGCTGGATGAGCGGTTTGCCTTTTGCGAAGAGCATCTAATTCGCCGCCATACCATCGGAAAAACATATCATACCGAGAACGGCGAAGAGATTGCGAGACTATCGAAAGACTTGAATTTCGATACCGAGCAATTACTTCGCAGTGGTGAGAACTTGCCGTTACACACGAATGCGTGCGGTGATTTTACTTTGCTGCATCGCAAGTCATGGCAGCTACTACGGGGTTATCCCGAAGTGCCGCTCTGGTCGATTTACATCGATGGGCTGTTGCTGCATGCCGCCTTGGGTAAGGGATTGCGGCAAGTCGTGCTTTCCGATCCACTGCGTATGTACCACATCGAGCATCGCGGTAGTTGGTCGGTCGATGCCAGCGAAGAAAAAACTCCGGTACGATTGCAGTACGAGCGACAATACGCGCCGTGGTGCCAAGCGTTACTGCAACCGGGAGCGCCCGACGTAAACCCAGTGGATTGGGGATGGCAGAGCATCGAGCTACCGGAATTGACGTTACAATAGGATTGTATTATGCCGAAACTTCCTGCGAAACCGCCGCCGCAACAACGCCCGATGATGGATCTCGCCGGCGATCGCGATATCGAATGGACTTGGGTTGCTGCGCAATTCCCGATGGGACCTGGTCGCGCACTCGATTTCGGCTGCGGTCATACGCCATTAGCGCCAACTGCCGCACTGCGCGGCTTCGATACGCTCGGTGTCGATTTACAGGAAATCCGCCGCCCGTTTTTAATTCCCAATCTTCGTTATGTGTTGGGTGATATTAATCTATTGCCACTTGCAGAAAAGTATTTCGACCTTATCATCAATTGCTCGACCGTGGAGCACGTTGGTGTCGTTGGACGTTACGACGTGACGGTCGACGATCCCGATGGGGATTTAACGGCAATGCGTCGGCTTCGCATGTTCATGAAACAAGACGCGATTCATATCATGACGATTCCGGTGGGGGTCGATACGATTTGGCGGCCGTTGCACCGGATCTATGGCAAACAACGGTTACCCTTATTGCTCAAGGGTTACAGGGTTGAGTATGCGCGTTATTGGGTTAAGGACGATTTCAATCGCTGGGTTCCCGTACCGGAAGAAACTGCATTAACAACACCGACCGCGCCAGCATTGTACGGGTTGGGTTGCTTTGTTTTGAAACGGGACGATGCACCGGAGTCGGTACCATGAAAATCGCTATCGCGCAATTGAATCCCATCGTCGGCGACATCGCCGGAAATCTCACCAAGCTGCTTGCGAGTTGCCGAGATGCCGCAAACCACGGCGCCGAGTTGATTGTCGCGCCGGAGCTTTATCTCTGTGGATATCCTCCGCGCGATTTGCTCAGTTATGAATGGTTCCTCGATAAATTGGACCAAGCGATAATCGAGCTGTGCAATGCCTCGCGCGAATTTCCCACCTTCGGAATTGTTGTCGGTACCGTCCGCCGTTCGGGGAAGCTGACGGGAAAAGGGTTTTACAATAGCGCAGTGCTGATTGAGAACGGAAAAATTCTCCTCGAACAGCATAAGCAACTCTTACCAACTTACGACGTATTCGACGAACGCAGATACTTCGATCCCGGAACTACCGGTCATGTCATCGCTTTCCACAACCAAACGTTAGGAATCTCGATTTGCGAAGATGGGTGGAACGATCCCGATTTTGGGACTCACCGCGAATACGAAACCGATCCGATCGAGCTATTGGTGCGAAAAGGCGCAACGATTCTGATCAATATTTCTGCGTCGCCGTTCCAATTAGGGAAAGAGAAAATCCGATACGACCGGTTTGGCAATCATGCCCGCAAATGGCGGCTGCCGATGATCTTCTGTAATCAAGTCGGCGCGAACGATGAGATAATCTTCGATGGCAACAGTATGGCGTTCGACGGTAACGGATTGCTCATTGAGAAACTCCCTTCTTATGAAGAAACGACTGTGATCGTCGATTCTTCTGTACAGTATCGATTGGAAACGTTGCCTGCAATCGATCCGATGGAGTCGCTGCATGGTGCATTGGTGTTGGGGATTCGCGATTACATGGCGAAGTGTGGATTCAAGCAGGCGGTGATTGGGTTATCGGGCGGCATCGATTCAGCGCTTACTGCTTGTCTTGCCGTCGATGCAATCGGCGCGGAAAACGTACGCGGCGTTACCATGCCGTCGGAATACTCCTCTTCGGGATCGGTCGACGATTCCATCGAATTAGCGAGCAAGTT containing:
- a CDS encoding DUF268 domain-containing protein; translation: MPKLPAKPPPQQRPMMDLAGDRDIEWTWVAAQFPMGPGRALDFGCGHTPLAPTAALRGFDTLGVDLQEIRRPFLIPNLRYVLGDINLLPLAEKYFDLIINCSTVEHVGVVGRYDVTVDDPDGDLTAMRRLRMFMKQDAIHIMTIPVGVDTIWRPLHRIYGKQRLPLLLKGYRVEYARYWVKDDFNRWVPVPEETALTTPTAPALYGLGCFVLKRDDAPESVP
- a CDS encoding NAD+ synthase — its product is MKIAIAQLNPIVGDIAGNLTKLLASCRDAANHGAELIVAPELYLCGYPPRDLLSYEWFLDKLDQAIIELCNASREFPTFGIVVGTVRRSGKLTGKGFYNSAVLIENGKILLEQHKQLLPTYDVFDERRYFDPGTTGHVIAFHNQTLGISICEDGWNDPDFGTHREYETDPIELLVRKGATILINISASPFQLGKEKIRYDRFGNHARKWRLPMIFCNQVGANDEIIFDGNSMAFDGNGLLIEKLPSYEETTVIVDSSVQYRLETLPAIDPMESLHGALVLGIRDYMAKCGFKQAVIGLSGGIDSALTACLAVDAIGAENVRGVTMPSEYSSSGSVDDSIELASKLGIRCDTLAIREIYDTYLATLSEPFANTPFGIAEENIQARIRGNLLMAYSNKFGGIVLTTGNKSEIAVGYCTLYGDMSGGLAAISDLPKTIVYQLSRWYNRHREVIPTAIIVKAPSAELRPNQKDQDSLPPYDILDAILDLYLEEQKSIAEIVANGFDPETVKWVIRTVDRNEYKRKQAAPGLRVTSKAFGVGRRMPIAARWSES
- a CDS encoding class I SAM-dependent methyltransferase, with product MTLVETCKEIEKNPGIDAWRLWQETDLVEGHPWAAVLTKPSQTQGQLVTYYPALYGLAQRERPKVILEIGTGFGLSTASWILGNPDLEVLITLDLGIFGTQYGEKWNIDNVAFAQAKCESLVKRIDSKAKLHFIRCNTQPQGSDNTDVPVNVPNWREVPELLQLLDKYQVDLLFVDGKHTGDGCINDLHSFAPFVRPGGVILCDDLHEAGVGERPGSAPFEWAGQAVLGFRTFLAENKDTISESLIWQWPAVLDYTLTAPAPRPFGLIRYHGGIDREGYKQSAADCLARGDINGILANLTKARPFATQSQLYCDLGVLFAKKNFPDQAINTFLVALQKDENNCDALHNLALMYAMKQDFAKAMEAARSLELKSNGEWLLVDRIRELQQNAKAIPPQPPAGKPIVYPVHVKRALPNMQPVVYEKTETFDTPEAQAINKARMEHLLSLGLPLRGLRVLDLGGGVGHLAQWLLTAGARVFTTDVRAENIARAKVLYPTLRSEVADVERDELTKLGEFDAVFAYGLLYHLENPFLALRKIAALHPKLVMLETIISDSALPMLGLAEETGTYSQAVAGVAVRPSPAWIAMALNRVGFAHVYGAALPPDHIDYKFEWKNDGAHNRDRHNLRCVFVAAQEPLALNTLVPLLHD
- a CDS encoding class I SAM-dependent methyltransferase; translation: MATRSAQVFNEVAIDRVKEYWNARPCNIRHSTATIGTKEYFDQVEARKYLVEPHIPGFAEFARWNGKKVLEIGCGIGTDTMNFARAGAQVTAIDLSGESIALAEQRAQVFGLTDKVKFYQANAEELSSVVPLEQYDLIYSFGVIHHTPHPERVIEQLKKYCKRDTTVKIMVYHRWSWKVLWILATDGKFQFWKLDHWIARNSEAQTGCPVTYSYSRSTIKNLLQGFRVTKTAVDHVFPFRIPDYKEYRYVKVWYFRWMPDWLFRAFEQRFGWHLCADATPQQ